One Natator depressus isolate rNatDep1 chromosome 13, rNatDep2.hap1, whole genome shotgun sequence genomic region harbors:
- the TOX4 gene encoding TOX high mobility group box family member 4 isoform X1, translated as MEFPGGNDNYLAITGTAHPFLSGAETFHTPSLGDEEFEIPPISLDADPSLAVSDVVGHFDDLGDPSSTPDTGFSTQYGVQALDMPVGMNHSLMEQGGGLLTGGLAMDLDHSMGTQYSTNPPVTIDVPMSPGALMGHGQLTTIDQSELSSQLGLSLGGSSILPPAAQSPEERLSTTPSPTSSLQEDEPEEFRRQQVPAQKAAPVVLDAGRKQKPAKKQKKKKDPNEPQKPVSAYALFFRDTQAAIKGQNPNATFGEVSKIVASMWDSLGEEQKQVYKRKTEAAKKDYLKALAAYRAIQTAAETAELDLNPVPPPAAPQPAPAPAPAPPSPAPTPPAPSPVLESPPAAPQPAPSAGNLCSPPPAQPSFTKIIIPKQMLPSSLAVSSQGGVVTVIPVTSVTSRGLQLGTGATQIVTRSVLQAAAAAAAAASSMQLPRLQPPPLQQMPPPQPPAQQVAVLQPPPPLQAMQQPALQQKVRLHLQQQPPPLQIKILPPPALQIQPVTLQPEEASPERPSPEPQGSPEPVEMITADVVPEVESPTQMDVELVSESPMGLSPRPRCVRSGCDNPPVSSSDWDNEYCSSECVVKHCRDVFLAWLASRNSNNSVVFVK; from the exons ATGGAG TTCCCTGGAGGAAACGACAATTACCTGGCCATCACGGGGACGGCCCATCCCTTCCTGTCGGGGGCGGAG ACGTtccacacccccagcctgggggatgaggagtttgagaTCCCGCCCATCTCCCTGGACGCCGACCCCTCGCTAGCTGTCTCAGACGTGGTGGGGCACTTCGATGACCTGGGGGACCCCAGCAGCACGCCGGACACCGGCTTCTCCACCCAGTATGGCGTGCAGGCCCTCGACATGCCCGTGGGCATGAACCACAGCCTCATGGAGCAGGGCGGTGGGCTCCTGACGGGGGGGCTGGCCAtg GACCTGGATCACTCCATGGGCACCCAGTATAGCACCAACCCGCCTGTCACGATAGATGTGCCCATGAGCCCTGGGGCACTGATGGGGCATGGCCAGCTGACGACCATTGACCAGTCCgagctgagctcccagctgggcctGAGCCTGGGGGGCAGCTCCATCCTACCGCCCGCTGCCCAGTCACCCGAGGAGCGGCTCTCCACCACGCCCTCGCCCACCAGCTCCCTGCAGGAAGACGAGCCTGAGGAGTTCAGACGG cagcagGTGCCGGCCCAGAAGGCAGCGCCGGTGGTGCTGGACGCGGGGCGGAAGCAGAAGCCCGCCAAgaagcagaagaagaagaaggaccCAAACGAGCCGCAGAAGCCGGTCTCAGCCTACGCCCTGTTCTTCCGTGACACACAGGCTGCCATCAAGGGCCAGAACCCCAACGCCACCTTTGGGGAGGTCTCCAAGATTGTGGCCTCCATGTGGGACAGCCTGGGCGAGGAGCAGAAACAG GTTTACAAGAGGAAGACGGAGGCGGCGAAGAAGGACTATCTGAAGGCACTGGCGGCTTATCGGGCTATCCAG ACGGCAGCCGAGACGGCGGAGCTGGACCTGAACCCAGTgccgcccccagcagctccccagccagcgccagctccagcccccgcgCCTCCCTCACCAGCCCccacgccccctgccccctcGCCGGTTCTGGAGTCCCCACcggctgccccccagccagcaccCAGCGCTGGGAACCTCTGCTCGCCaccgccagcccagcccagcttcaCCAAGATCATCATCCCCAAGCAGATGCTGCCCTCGTCGCTGGCCGTGTCCTCGCAGGGCGGTGTGGTCACTGTCATCCCCGTCACCTCCGTCACCTccagggggctgcagctgggcacGGGCGCCACCCAGATAGTTACCCGCTCTGTGCTGCAGGCTGCAGCTgcggctgcagctgctgcctcctccatgcagctgccccggctccagcccccacccctgcagcagatgcccccgccccagccccctgcccagcaggtCGCTGtcctgcagccccccccgcccctgcaggcCATGCAGCAGCCTGCCCTACAGCAGAAGGTGCGGctccacctgcagcagcagcccccgcCCCTGCAGATCAAGATCCTGCCTCCGCCAGCCCTGCAGATCCAGCCTGTCACCCTGCAGCCTGAGGAGGCCAGTCCTGAgcggcccagcccagagccccagggctccccggAGCCCGTGGAGATGATCACGGCTGACGTGGTACCTGAG GTGGAGTCCCCGACGCAGATGGACGTGGAGCTGGTGTCAGAGTCGCCCATGGGGCTGTCGCCCCGGCCCCGCTGCGTGCGCTCTGGCTGTGACAACCCGCCTGTCAGCAGCAGCGACTGGGACAACGAGTACTGCAGCAGCGAGTGCGTTGTCAAGCACTGCAG GGACGTGTTCCTAGCGTGGCTGGCTTCCCGTAACTCCAACAACAGCGTGGTGTTTGTGAAGTGA
- the METTL3 gene encoding N(6)-adenosine-methyltransferase catalytic subunit METTL3 encodes MSDTWSSIQAHKKQLDSLRERLQRRRKQDPLDLRNPELASPFRSDSPVPAAPTLSTATRELATDPELEKKLLHHLSDLGLALPTDALSICLAISTPEAPITQHSVESLLQKFAAQELIEVRRGLLQDDEEQPTLVTYADHSKLSAMMGAVAERKGPTEPGSTGGQKRWAEQDAGGAVPSPAGATPSALTTSELAKEPAKKSRKQASDLDLEIESLLSQQSTKEQQSKKVSQEILELLNTTTAKEQSIVEKFRSRGRAQVQEFCDYGTKEECMKATDAERPCRKLHFRRIINKHTDESLGDCSFLNTCFHMDTCKYVHYEIDACADLDAPGGRDHNAGQELVLPQAVGGDPSIDRLFPPQWICCDIRYLDVSILGKFAVVMADPPWDIHMELPYGTLTDDEMRRLNIPVLQDEGFLFLWVTGRAMELGRECLNLWGYERVDEIIWVKTNQLQRIIRTGRTGHWLNHGKEHCLVGVKGNPQGFNRGLDCDVIVAEVRSTSHKPDEIYGMIERLSPGTRKIELFGRPHNVQPNWITLGNQLDGIHLLDPDVVAQFKQRYPDGIISKPKNM; translated from the exons ATGTCGGACACGTGGAGCTCGATCCAGGCCCACAAGAAGCAGCTGGACTCGCTGCGGGAGCGGCTCCAGCGGCGGCGGAAACAGGATCCGCTGG ACCTCAGGAACCCAGAGCTTGCGTCACCCTTCCGCAGCGACAGCCCGGTGCCCGCAGCCCCCACACTCAGCACCGCAACTAGAGAGCTGGCCACTGACCCTGAGCTGGAGAAGAAGCTGCTGCATCACCTCTCGGACCTGGGGCTGGCGCTGCCCACCGATGCCCTCTCCATCTGCCTGGCCATCTCCACA CCGGAGGCCCCCATCACCCAGCACAGCGTGGAGAGCCTGCTGCAGAAGTTCGCGGCTCAGGAGCTGATTGAGGTGCGCCGGGGGCTGCTGCAGGACGACGAGGAGCAGCCCACTCTGGTCACCTATGCTGACCACTCCAAGCTCTCCGCCATGATGGGCGCTGTGGCCGAGCGGAAAGGCCCCACTGAACCAGGCAGCACTGGGGGCCAGAAGCGCTGGGCGGAGCAGGATGCTGGGGGTGCCGTTCCTTCCCCAGCTGGTGCCACCCCCTCTGCCTTGACCACCTCAGAGCTGGCCAAGGAGCCGGCCAAGAAGTCTCGGAAGCAGGCATCAGACCTGGACCTGGAGATCGAGAGCCTGCTGAGCCAGCAGTCCACCAAGGAGCAGCAGAGCAAGAAG gtgagTCAGGAGATCCTGGAGCTGCTGAACACAACCACGGCCAAGGAGCAGTCAATCGTGGAGAAGTTCCGCTCGCGAGGCCGCGCCCAGGTACAGGAGTTCTGTGACTATGGCACCAAGGAGGAGTGTATGAAAGCCACAGATGCTGAGCGGCCCTGCCGCAAACTGCATTTCAG GCGCATCATTAACAAGCACACGGATGAGTCTCTGGGCGACTGCTCCTTCCTCAACACCTGCTTCCACATGGACACCTGCAAGTACGTCCACTATGAGATTGATGCCTGTGCCGACCTGGACGCCCCTGGGGGGCGCGACCACAACGCTGGCCAGGAGCTGGtgctgccccaggcagtgggtgGGGACCCCAGCATCGACCGCCTCTTCCCCCCGCAG tgGATCTGCTGCGACATCCGCTATCTGGATGTCAGCATTCTGGGCAAGTTCGCGGTGGTCATGGCTGACCCGCCCTGGGACATCCACATGGAGCTGCCTTACGGCACCCTGACCGATGACGAGATGCGGCGCCTCAACATCCCCGTCTTGCAGGACGAAGGGTTCCTCTTCCTCTGGGTCACTGGCCg ggCCATGGAGCTGGGACGCGAGTGCCTCAATCTCTGGGG gTACGAGCGGGTGGACGAGATCATCTGGGTGAAAACCAACCAGCTGCAGCGAATCATCCGCACGGGGCGGACAGGGCACTGGCTGAACCATGGGAAGGAGCACTGCCTG GTGGGGGTCAAAGGGAACCCCCAAGGCTTCAACCGGGGCCTGGACTGCGATGTCATCGTAGCTGAG GTCCGTTCCACCAGTCACAAGCCAGATGAGATCTACGGCATGATCGAGCGCCTCTCTCCTGGCACCCGCAAGATCGAGCTGTTTGGCCGCCCTCATAACGTGCAGCCCAACTG GATCACCCTGGGCAACCAGTTGGACGGCATCCACCTCCTGGACCCTGATGTGGTGGCCCAGTTCAAGCAGCGCTACCCAGACGGGATCATCTCCAAGCCCAAGAACATGTAG
- the SALL2 gene encoding sal-like protein 2 isoform X2, translated as MAEPAGDTGDEAAPSCPTELAAHRDTCHPNQPPPSSSSSSANGQDSAGSSSSSSSSSSSEPRPDSPPGMETETAPLASNPLAPDPPPPPPPPPLAPPAAPPHSGHLNIPLILEELRVLQQRQLHQMQMTEEICRQVLLLGSLGQSAPSAPASEPAPGASHQPKAPLPVFSIKSEPVRTQVSGSPEVPKPTFFHLYHPFPGSARGPKAEPILAPAFPTTGLLAAQCLGAARGLEQATSPGLLRQKNGAGGAELGLEEKPGGRHKCRFCAKVFGSDSALQIHLRSHTGERPYKCNVCGNRFTTRGNLKVHFHRHREKYPHVQMNPHPVPEHLDYVLTGAGLPYGMSVPPEKAEPGEEAAPPERKGLSATESLTLLSGTAAGGTAATQTLPVFNKLVLMKAAEGRGKGDENTPPGREAEGARVPLGKLPSWALLANHFKAGSTGFPFPYVLEPLGASPSETSKLQQLVEKIDRQGASPGAGPAAPSASSPPSSSSSGPNQCVICLRVLSCPRALRLHYGQHGGERPFKCKVCGRAFSTRGNLRAHFVGHKASPAARAQNSCPICQKKFTNAVSLQQHVRMHLGGQIPNGALLPEPPAAPGEGPRQPEGPAPQRDEEELSEEEEEEEEGSDEDSLDSSTEKAMGGEERASSPEEEAAPAHATEEEDAGKPEVGGAADRSNSPPAERSPPPAVEGEGDPSAQKAEEGGDRAQEGEEEGAAGAGAEEPRASQAKEGVALACGVCKEGFPDGAALRKHALAAHHQVPLGSTAWSCGTARRGRRLVPDALATPGGTAKLQEFLARDVPAQLVGPLSFWNQYTAFIAGGGLAAKTCRGPPITATPSSSTAPPVLFGPAAAPSKAAPPEAKEKPAGGPPAAGEAAPESQGKAEK; from the exons ATGGCGGAGCCCGCAG ggGACACAGGTGACGAGGCAGCCCCGTCCTGCCCCACGGAGCTTGCTGCCCACCGGGACACCTGTCACCCCAAccagccccctccctcttcctcctcctcctcagccaacGGGCAAGACAGCGctggctcttcctcctcctcctcctcctcttcctcctcggaGCCCCGGCCCGACAGCCCCCCAGGCATGGAGACAGAGACAGCTCCTCTGGCCAGCAATCCCTTGGCCCCGGACCCACCCCCTCCTCCGCCGCCACCGCCCCTGGCTCCaccagctgcccccccccactctgggcaCCTCAACATCCCCCTGATCCTGGAGGAGCTGCGGGTGCTCCAGCAGCGCCAGCTGCACCAGATGCAGATGACGGAGGAGATCTGCCGGcaggtgctgctgctgggctccTTGGGGCAGTCAGCCCCCTCGGCCCCTgcctcagagccagccccgggAGCCTCCCACCAACCCAAGGCCCCCTTGCCTGTCTTCTCCATCAAGTCCGAGCCGGTGAGGACCCAGGTGTCGGGCTCCCCAGAGGTGCCCAAGCCCACCTTTTTCCACCTCTACCACCCCTTCCCTGGCAGCGCCAGGGGCCCCAAAGCAGAGCCCATCCTGGCCCCAGCGTTCCCTACCACGGGGCTTCTGGCTGCCCAGTGTCTGGGGGCAGCACGGGGCCTGGAGCAGGCCacctccccagggctgctgcgGCAGAAGAACGGGGCCGGGGGAgccgagctggggctggaggagaagcCGGGGGGTCGGCACAAGTGCCGCTTCTGCGCCAAGGTCTTCGGGAGCGACAGCGCTCTGCAGATCCACCTGCGCTCCCACACGGGCGAGCGCCCCTACAAGTGCAACGTCTGTGGCAACCGCTTCACCACCCGGGGCAACCTCAAAGTGCACTTCCACCGGCACCGGGAGAAGTATCCACATGTCCAGATGAACCCCCACCCGGTCCCGGAGCACCTCGACTACGTGCTGACCGGCGCCGGGCTGCCCTATGGCATGTCCGTGCCGCCGGAGAAGGCCGAGCCGGGTGAGGAAGCAGCGCCCCCCGAGCGCAAGGGGCTGAGCGCCACCGAGAGCCTGACACTGCTCTCGGGCACCGCAGCCGGGGGCACAGCCGCCACTCAGACCCTGCCCGTCTTCAACAAGCTGGTGCTGATGAAAGCGGCcgaggggcggggcaagggggaCGAGAACACGCCGCCGGGGAGGGAAGCAGAAGGAGCCCGGGTGCCCCTGGGCAAGCTGCCCAGCTGGGCCCTGCTGGCCAACCACTTCAAGGCGGGCAGCACCGGCTTCCCCTTCCCCTACGTGCTGGAGCCGCTGGGAGCCTCCCCCTCGGAGACCTccaagctgcagcagctggtggaAAAGATCGACCGACAGGGGGCCTCGCCCGGAGCCGGCCCGGCAGCCCCCTCGGCCTCCTCGccgccctcctcttcctcctcgggGCCCAACCAGTGCGTGATCTGCCTGCGGGTGCTGAGCTGCCCCCGGGCACTGCGCCTCCACTATGGGCAGCACGGAGGGGAGCGGCCCTTCAAGTGCAAGGTGTGCGGCCGGGCCTTCTCCACCCGGGGCAACCTGCGAGCGCACTTCGTGGGCCACAAGGCCAGCCCGGCTGCCCGAGCCCAgaactcctgccccatctgcCAGAAGAAGTTCACCAACGCCGTCAGCCTCCAGCAACACGTCCGCATGCACCTCGGGGGCCAGATTCCcaatggagccctgctgcccgagccccccgctgccccgggGGAGGGCCCCCGCCAGCCCGAGGGTCCCGCCCCACAGAGGGACGAGGAGGAGCtgtcggaggaggaggaggaggaggaggaaggcagcGATGAGGACTCACTGGACAGCAGCACGGAGAAGGCTATGGGGGGCGAGGAGAGGGCGTCCAGCCCGGAGGAGGAAGCAGCCCCAGCTCATGCCACGGAAGAGGAGGATGCTGGGAAGCCAgaggtggggggagcagctgATCGCAGCAACTCGCCTCCTGCAGAAAGGAGCCCCCCACCGGCCgtggagggagaaggggaccCTAGCGCCCAGAAGGCggaggaaggaggagacagagcacaggagggagaggaggagggggcagcaggggctggagccgAAGAGCCACGGGCCAGCCAGGCCAAAGAGGGGGTGGCACTGGCCTGTGGGGTCTGCAAGGAGGGATTCCCTGACGGGGCAGCGCTGCGTAAGCACGCCCTGGCAGCCCACCACCAG GTTcccctgggcagcacagcgtggAGCTGCGGCACAGCACGGCGTGGCCGGCGTCTGGTCCCAGATGCCCTAGCAACACCGGGAGGCACAGCAAAGCTGCAGGAGTTCCTGGCGCGGGATGTGCCGGCCCAGCTGGTGGGGCCCCTGTCCTTCTGGAACCAGTACACGGCCTTCATCGCAGGGGGGGGCCTGGCTGCCAAGACCTGCCGGGGCCCCCCCATCACCGctaccccctcctcctccactgcACCCCCTGTGCTTTTTGGCCCGGCTGCTGCGCCCAGCAAGGCAGCACCCCCTGAAGCCaaggagaagccggcgggaggacccccagctgcaggggaggctgCCCCAGAGAGCCAAGGCAAAGCGGAGAAGTAG
- the SALL2 gene encoding sal-like protein 2 isoform X1: MSRRKQRKPQQLISDCDGSTASENGDTGDEAAPSCPTELAAHRDTCHPNQPPPSSSSSSANGQDSAGSSSSSSSSSSSEPRPDSPPGMETETAPLASNPLAPDPPPPPPPPPLAPPAAPPHSGHLNIPLILEELRVLQQRQLHQMQMTEEICRQVLLLGSLGQSAPSAPASEPAPGASHQPKAPLPVFSIKSEPVRTQVSGSPEVPKPTFFHLYHPFPGSARGPKAEPILAPAFPTTGLLAAQCLGAARGLEQATSPGLLRQKNGAGGAELGLEEKPGGRHKCRFCAKVFGSDSALQIHLRSHTGERPYKCNVCGNRFTTRGNLKVHFHRHREKYPHVQMNPHPVPEHLDYVLTGAGLPYGMSVPPEKAEPGEEAAPPERKGLSATESLTLLSGTAAGGTAATQTLPVFNKLVLMKAAEGRGKGDENTPPGREAEGARVPLGKLPSWALLANHFKAGSTGFPFPYVLEPLGASPSETSKLQQLVEKIDRQGASPGAGPAAPSASSPPSSSSSGPNQCVICLRVLSCPRALRLHYGQHGGERPFKCKVCGRAFSTRGNLRAHFVGHKASPAARAQNSCPICQKKFTNAVSLQQHVRMHLGGQIPNGALLPEPPAAPGEGPRQPEGPAPQRDEEELSEEEEEEEEGSDEDSLDSSTEKAMGGEERASSPEEEAAPAHATEEEDAGKPEVGGAADRSNSPPAERSPPPAVEGEGDPSAQKAEEGGDRAQEGEEEGAAGAGAEEPRASQAKEGVALACGVCKEGFPDGAALRKHALAAHHQVPLGSTAWSCGTARRGRRLVPDALATPGGTAKLQEFLARDVPAQLVGPLSFWNQYTAFIAGGGLAAKTCRGPPITATPSSSTAPPVLFGPAAAPSKAAPPEAKEKPAGGPPAAGEAAPESQGKAEK, translated from the exons ATGTCTCGCCGCAAGCAGCGCAAACCCCAACAGCTCATCTCAGACTGCGACGGGTCCACGGCCTCCGAGAACG ggGACACAGGTGACGAGGCAGCCCCGTCCTGCCCCACGGAGCTTGCTGCCCACCGGGACACCTGTCACCCCAAccagccccctccctcttcctcctcctcctcagccaacGGGCAAGACAGCGctggctcttcctcctcctcctcctcctcttcctcctcggaGCCCCGGCCCGACAGCCCCCCAGGCATGGAGACAGAGACAGCTCCTCTGGCCAGCAATCCCTTGGCCCCGGACCCACCCCCTCCTCCGCCGCCACCGCCCCTGGCTCCaccagctgcccccccccactctgggcaCCTCAACATCCCCCTGATCCTGGAGGAGCTGCGGGTGCTCCAGCAGCGCCAGCTGCACCAGATGCAGATGACGGAGGAGATCTGCCGGcaggtgctgctgctgggctccTTGGGGCAGTCAGCCCCCTCGGCCCCTgcctcagagccagccccgggAGCCTCCCACCAACCCAAGGCCCCCTTGCCTGTCTTCTCCATCAAGTCCGAGCCGGTGAGGACCCAGGTGTCGGGCTCCCCAGAGGTGCCCAAGCCCACCTTTTTCCACCTCTACCACCCCTTCCCTGGCAGCGCCAGGGGCCCCAAAGCAGAGCCCATCCTGGCCCCAGCGTTCCCTACCACGGGGCTTCTGGCTGCCCAGTGTCTGGGGGCAGCACGGGGCCTGGAGCAGGCCacctccccagggctgctgcgGCAGAAGAACGGGGCCGGGGGAgccgagctggggctggaggagaagcCGGGGGGTCGGCACAAGTGCCGCTTCTGCGCCAAGGTCTTCGGGAGCGACAGCGCTCTGCAGATCCACCTGCGCTCCCACACGGGCGAGCGCCCCTACAAGTGCAACGTCTGTGGCAACCGCTTCACCACCCGGGGCAACCTCAAAGTGCACTTCCACCGGCACCGGGAGAAGTATCCACATGTCCAGATGAACCCCCACCCGGTCCCGGAGCACCTCGACTACGTGCTGACCGGCGCCGGGCTGCCCTATGGCATGTCCGTGCCGCCGGAGAAGGCCGAGCCGGGTGAGGAAGCAGCGCCCCCCGAGCGCAAGGGGCTGAGCGCCACCGAGAGCCTGACACTGCTCTCGGGCACCGCAGCCGGGGGCACAGCCGCCACTCAGACCCTGCCCGTCTTCAACAAGCTGGTGCTGATGAAAGCGGCcgaggggcggggcaagggggaCGAGAACACGCCGCCGGGGAGGGAAGCAGAAGGAGCCCGGGTGCCCCTGGGCAAGCTGCCCAGCTGGGCCCTGCTGGCCAACCACTTCAAGGCGGGCAGCACCGGCTTCCCCTTCCCCTACGTGCTGGAGCCGCTGGGAGCCTCCCCCTCGGAGACCTccaagctgcagcagctggtggaAAAGATCGACCGACAGGGGGCCTCGCCCGGAGCCGGCCCGGCAGCCCCCTCGGCCTCCTCGccgccctcctcttcctcctcgggGCCCAACCAGTGCGTGATCTGCCTGCGGGTGCTGAGCTGCCCCCGGGCACTGCGCCTCCACTATGGGCAGCACGGAGGGGAGCGGCCCTTCAAGTGCAAGGTGTGCGGCCGGGCCTTCTCCACCCGGGGCAACCTGCGAGCGCACTTCGTGGGCCACAAGGCCAGCCCGGCTGCCCGAGCCCAgaactcctgccccatctgcCAGAAGAAGTTCACCAACGCCGTCAGCCTCCAGCAACACGTCCGCATGCACCTCGGGGGCCAGATTCCcaatggagccctgctgcccgagccccccgctgccccgggGGAGGGCCCCCGCCAGCCCGAGGGTCCCGCCCCACAGAGGGACGAGGAGGAGCtgtcggaggaggaggaggaggaggaggaaggcagcGATGAGGACTCACTGGACAGCAGCACGGAGAAGGCTATGGGGGGCGAGGAGAGGGCGTCCAGCCCGGAGGAGGAAGCAGCCCCAGCTCATGCCACGGAAGAGGAGGATGCTGGGAAGCCAgaggtggggggagcagctgATCGCAGCAACTCGCCTCCTGCAGAAAGGAGCCCCCCACCGGCCgtggagggagaaggggaccCTAGCGCCCAGAAGGCggaggaaggaggagacagagcacaggagggagaggaggagggggcagcaggggctggagccgAAGAGCCACGGGCCAGCCAGGCCAAAGAGGGGGTGGCACTGGCCTGTGGGGTCTGCAAGGAGGGATTCCCTGACGGGGCAGCGCTGCGTAAGCACGCCCTGGCAGCCCACCACCAG GTTcccctgggcagcacagcgtggAGCTGCGGCACAGCACGGCGTGGCCGGCGTCTGGTCCCAGATGCCCTAGCAACACCGGGAGGCACAGCAAAGCTGCAGGAGTTCCTGGCGCGGGATGTGCCGGCCCAGCTGGTGGGGCCCCTGTCCTTCTGGAACCAGTACACGGCCTTCATCGCAGGGGGGGGCCTGGCTGCCAAGACCTGCCGGGGCCCCCCCATCACCGctaccccctcctcctccactgcACCCCCTGTGCTTTTTGGCCCGGCTGCTGCGCCCAGCAAGGCAGCACCCCCTGAAGCCaaggagaagccggcgggaggacccccagctgcaggggaggctgCCCCAGAGAGCCAAGGCAAAGCGGAGAAGTAG
- the TOX4 gene encoding TOX high mobility group box family member 4 isoform X2, translating to MEFPGGNDNYLAITGTAHPFLSGAETFHTPSLGDEEFEIPPISLDADPSLAVSDVVGHFDDLGDPSSTPDTGFSTQYGVQALDMPVGMNHSLMEQGGGLLTGGLAMDLDHSMGTQYSTNPPVTIDVPMSPGALMGHGQLTTIDQSELSSQLGLSLGGSSILPPAAQSPEERLSTTPSPTSSLQEDEPEEFRRQVPAQKAAPVVLDAGRKQKPAKKQKKKKDPNEPQKPVSAYALFFRDTQAAIKGQNPNATFGEVSKIVASMWDSLGEEQKQVYKRKTEAAKKDYLKALAAYRAIQTAAETAELDLNPVPPPAAPQPAPAPAPAPPSPAPTPPAPSPVLESPPAAPQPAPSAGNLCSPPPAQPSFTKIIIPKQMLPSSLAVSSQGGVVTVIPVTSVTSRGLQLGTGATQIVTRSVLQAAAAAAAAASSMQLPRLQPPPLQQMPPPQPPAQQVAVLQPPPPLQAMQQPALQQKVRLHLQQQPPPLQIKILPPPALQIQPVTLQPEEASPERPSPEPQGSPEPVEMITADVVPEVESPTQMDVELVSESPMGLSPRPRCVRSGCDNPPVSSSDWDNEYCSSECVVKHCRDVFLAWLASRNSNNSVVFVK from the exons ATGGAG TTCCCTGGAGGAAACGACAATTACCTGGCCATCACGGGGACGGCCCATCCCTTCCTGTCGGGGGCGGAG ACGTtccacacccccagcctgggggatgaggagtttgagaTCCCGCCCATCTCCCTGGACGCCGACCCCTCGCTAGCTGTCTCAGACGTGGTGGGGCACTTCGATGACCTGGGGGACCCCAGCAGCACGCCGGACACCGGCTTCTCCACCCAGTATGGCGTGCAGGCCCTCGACATGCCCGTGGGCATGAACCACAGCCTCATGGAGCAGGGCGGTGGGCTCCTGACGGGGGGGCTGGCCAtg GACCTGGATCACTCCATGGGCACCCAGTATAGCACCAACCCGCCTGTCACGATAGATGTGCCCATGAGCCCTGGGGCACTGATGGGGCATGGCCAGCTGACGACCATTGACCAGTCCgagctgagctcccagctgggcctGAGCCTGGGGGGCAGCTCCATCCTACCGCCCGCTGCCCAGTCACCCGAGGAGCGGCTCTCCACCACGCCCTCGCCCACCAGCTCCCTGCAGGAAGACGAGCCTGAGGAGTTCAGACGG cagGTGCCGGCCCAGAAGGCAGCGCCGGTGGTGCTGGACGCGGGGCGGAAGCAGAAGCCCGCCAAgaagcagaagaagaagaaggaccCAAACGAGCCGCAGAAGCCGGTCTCAGCCTACGCCCTGTTCTTCCGTGACACACAGGCTGCCATCAAGGGCCAGAACCCCAACGCCACCTTTGGGGAGGTCTCCAAGATTGTGGCCTCCATGTGGGACAGCCTGGGCGAGGAGCAGAAACAG GTTTACAAGAGGAAGACGGAGGCGGCGAAGAAGGACTATCTGAAGGCACTGGCGGCTTATCGGGCTATCCAG ACGGCAGCCGAGACGGCGGAGCTGGACCTGAACCCAGTgccgcccccagcagctccccagccagcgccagctccagcccccgcgCCTCCCTCACCAGCCCccacgccccctgccccctcGCCGGTTCTGGAGTCCCCACcggctgccccccagccagcaccCAGCGCTGGGAACCTCTGCTCGCCaccgccagcccagcccagcttcaCCAAGATCATCATCCCCAAGCAGATGCTGCCCTCGTCGCTGGCCGTGTCCTCGCAGGGCGGTGTGGTCACTGTCATCCCCGTCACCTCCGTCACCTccagggggctgcagctgggcacGGGCGCCACCCAGATAGTTACCCGCTCTGTGCTGCAGGCTGCAGCTgcggctgcagctgctgcctcctccatgcagctgccccggctccagcccccacccctgcagcagatgcccccgccccagccccctgcccagcaggtCGCTGtcctgcagccccccccgcccctgcaggcCATGCAGCAGCCTGCCCTACAGCAGAAGGTGCGGctccacctgcagcagcagcccccgcCCCTGCAGATCAAGATCCTGCCTCCGCCAGCCCTGCAGATCCAGCCTGTCACCCTGCAGCCTGAGGAGGCCAGTCCTGAgcggcccagcccagagccccagggctccccggAGCCCGTGGAGATGATCACGGCTGACGTGGTACCTGAG GTGGAGTCCCCGACGCAGATGGACGTGGAGCTGGTGTCAGAGTCGCCCATGGGGCTGTCGCCCCGGCCCCGCTGCGTGCGCTCTGGCTGTGACAACCCGCCTGTCAGCAGCAGCGACTGGGACAACGAGTACTGCAGCAGCGAGTGCGTTGTCAAGCACTGCAG GGACGTGTTCCTAGCGTGGCTGGCTTCCCGTAACTCCAACAACAGCGTGGTGTTTGTGAAGTGA